A portion of the Stigmatella aurantiaca DW4/3-1 genome contains these proteins:
- a CDS encoding TolC family protein has product MSALLLAAWMAAVPAATPISLEEVRAQGRKNTQALLSLLDATRSEQDVRLARAPLLPQLSFSTSAGGTYVGRERGIVLVQTGEGTFEQRAGETSPRDSGDFEISLNLSQLIYDRVRWKQLEQSGAVFEAAQGQAREQEDASELEAINRFFALYRTQATIRVLEATVQRSEEQLERALALFEAGRVGRGEELSARVNLGNDRINLLLRQAQLAQDRGQLAVWLARPGAEPLEAQAPESLLQPPLPTPSFELALAEARQRRPLLQALQQQVRAASLGKEVASAGYWPRLLAQGAYLRRGPEADAVFATPRLQNTVTGSVVLQWDLFTGLSTDAQLNQARATLRTSELNLAQTERELEAEVQRTLQLLVTQISAAQLASENRETAARSLALAEERFKAGAGSTLEVRDAQLKLTQAELTLLENRVNVETARFGLMRAMGTLSPGELK; this is encoded by the coding sequence GTGAGCGCGCTTCTCCTCGCCGCATGGATGGCGGCTGTTCCCGCCGCGACCCCCATCTCTCTGGAGGAAGTCCGGGCCCAAGGACGGAAGAACACCCAGGCGTTGCTGTCGCTCCTGGACGCGACGCGCTCGGAGCAGGATGTCCGGTTGGCGCGTGCGCCGTTGTTGCCGCAGCTGTCCTTCTCCACCTCGGCGGGCGGCACCTACGTGGGGCGGGAGCGGGGCATCGTCCTTGTCCAGACCGGCGAGGGCACCTTCGAGCAGAGAGCGGGCGAAACCAGCCCCAGGGACAGCGGCGACTTCGAGATCTCGTTGAACCTCTCGCAGCTCATCTATGACCGGGTCCGTTGGAAGCAGCTCGAGCAGAGTGGCGCGGTCTTCGAGGCGGCGCAAGGCCAGGCCCGTGAGCAGGAGGATGCTTCCGAGCTGGAGGCCATCAACCGTTTCTTCGCGCTCTACCGGACGCAGGCCACCATCCGGGTGCTGGAGGCCACCGTGCAGCGCAGCGAGGAGCAGCTCGAGCGGGCCTTGGCGCTCTTCGAGGCGGGGCGGGTGGGCCGGGGCGAGGAGCTGTCCGCGCGGGTGAACCTCGGCAATGACCGCATCAATCTGCTGCTGCGCCAGGCGCAGCTCGCCCAGGACAGGGGGCAGCTCGCGGTGTGGCTGGCCCGGCCCGGTGCCGAGCCCCTGGAAGCCCAGGCGCCCGAGAGCCTCTTGCAGCCCCCGTTGCCGACACCTTCATTCGAGCTGGCGCTCGCCGAAGCCCGCCAGCGCAGGCCCTTGCTCCAGGCGCTTCAGCAACAGGTGCGCGCCGCTTCGCTGGGCAAAGAGGTCGCCAGCGCGGGCTACTGGCCCCGTCTGCTGGCGCAGGGGGCCTACTTGCGCCGAGGTCCCGAAGCAGACGCTGTCTTTGCCACGCCGCGCCTGCAGAACACGGTGACGGGCTCCGTGGTGCTGCAGTGGGATCTCTTCACCGGATTGTCGACCGATGCTCAGCTGAACCAGGCCCGGGCAACGCTGCGCACCTCGGAGCTGAACCTGGCGCAAACCGAGCGTGAGCTGGAAGCCGAGGTGCAGCGCACCCTCCAGCTCCTGGTGACGCAGATCTCCGCCGCGCAGCTTGCCTCGGAGAACCGGGAGACCGCCGCGCGGAGCCTGGCGCTGGCCGAGGAGCGTTTCAAGGCGGGCGCGGGCTCCACGCTGGAGGTGCGCGACGCGCAGCTCAAGCTCACGCAAGCCGAGCTGACGCTGCTGGAGAACCGAGTCAACGTAGAGACTGCCCGCTTTGGCTTGATGCGGGCCATGGGCACCCTGAGTCCGGGAGAGTTGAAATGA
- a CDS encoding AAA family ATPase gives MVDSSDLAQVLHEAKDIAQSVTQKLSSAHVLLALFTVDNPAQVLLKEKGIDEDTLLELMTGAPAEEEFLVRDLCDRARTIAQQCDSREADCLHLLIAFSRMRCAANDLLNRSGIELLKLSNQALAYFTGGRMPRKLQAGRAPLSSPTLGARYPMGRPLGAPPSPLPQSAVAVSLPRPAPSRPSLPAISPRELIDADEGHDEGVTPAAELPPAPVAKAAAAPVPAAPPRPAVAPPVSLPAARAIPLSLDPKLFPLLNAIGRNLSVLAQEGKLDPVVGRAKEIEEVIDVLGKRRTNNPCLLGEAGVGKTAVVEGVAQQLVGLRGTLASKILIELDMASLVAGTQLRGAFSEKLNALKDEVRRADGRVVVFIDEIHTLVGAGSTGDGPQDASNELKTAMARGEFPCIGATTHDEFRKFITADPALERRFTPVVVNEPSVPDTVEILKGVIGRYEEHHGLRYSPESLVAAASLASRYVTDRFMPDKAISVADLAGSRCHREGKVSVEPADVARVVAKLAGVPEERLLLNDSERLLSLEADLGQRVIGHEEAVARIARVIRRNYAGFASRRPMGSFLFLGPTGVGKTEMARALAEVLFGNRDALVRLDMSEMAESHGVSRLIGSPAGYVGYGDGGQLTEPIRRKPSSVVVLDEIEKAHREVQMLLLQVLEEGRLTDGKGRHIDFSNTVIVMTTNLGSEAFSRVSKTLGFGSAALTGAQVEDTDAASAAARKALPPELWNRIDERLPFRPLKEVEVARIATLLLNESSKRLVTERGIEYVAGEDVVGHLLKSGGFDPQLGARPMRQAVQRLVEAPLAERILSGEFVAGDRVRVAVRNSQLAFQLDVV, from the coding sequence ATGGTCGACAGCAGCGATCTCGCGCAGGTTCTCCACGAGGCCAAGGACATTGCCCAGAGCGTCACACAGAAGCTCAGCTCGGCCCACGTGTTGCTGGCGCTCTTCACCGTGGACAACCCCGCCCAGGTCCTTCTCAAGGAGAAGGGCATCGATGAGGATACCCTCCTCGAGCTCATGACGGGAGCACCGGCCGAGGAGGAGTTCCTCGTCCGCGACCTGTGCGACCGTGCCCGGACGATCGCTCAGCAGTGCGACTCTCGAGAGGCCGACTGCCTCCACCTGCTCATTGCCTTCTCCCGGATGCGCTGCGCCGCCAACGACCTGCTGAATCGCTCCGGAATAGAGCTCCTCAAGCTCAGCAACCAGGCCTTGGCCTACTTCACCGGCGGCCGCATGCCGCGAAAGCTACAGGCCGGCCGGGCCCCCCTGTCATCCCCCACTCTGGGCGCGCGCTATCCCATGGGACGCCCCTTGGGAGCGCCGCCCTCGCCGCTTCCCCAGTCCGCGGTCGCCGTGAGCCTTCCCCGGCCGGCGCCTTCCCGGCCTTCGCTGCCGGCGATCTCTCCCAGGGAGTTGATCGACGCGGACGAAGGTCACGACGAGGGGGTCACACCCGCGGCCGAGCTGCCTCCCGCGCCCGTGGCGAAGGCCGCCGCGGCCCCTGTGCCCGCCGCCCCACCCCGTCCCGCGGTGGCGCCCCCTGTCTCGCTGCCGGCGGCGCGTGCCATCCCCCTGTCGCTGGATCCCAAGCTGTTCCCGTTGCTGAACGCCATTGGCCGGAACCTGAGCGTGCTGGCCCAGGAAGGCAAGCTGGACCCGGTGGTGGGCCGCGCCAAGGAGATCGAGGAAGTCATCGACGTGCTGGGCAAGCGCCGCACCAACAACCCCTGCCTGCTGGGGGAAGCCGGCGTGGGCAAGACGGCGGTGGTGGAGGGCGTGGCCCAGCAGTTGGTGGGCCTGCGCGGCACGCTGGCCTCCAAGATCCTCATCGAGCTGGACATGGCGAGCCTGGTGGCGGGCACGCAGCTGCGCGGGGCCTTCTCGGAGAAGCTGAATGCCCTGAAGGACGAGGTGCGGCGGGCGGACGGGCGGGTGGTGGTCTTCATCGACGAGATTCACACGCTGGTGGGGGCTGGCTCCACGGGCGATGGGCCTCAGGATGCTTCCAACGAGCTGAAGACGGCGATGGCGCGCGGGGAGTTCCCCTGCATCGGCGCCACCACGCACGACGAGTTCCGGAAGTTCATCACGGCGGACCCGGCGCTGGAGCGCCGCTTCACGCCCGTGGTGGTGAACGAGCCCTCGGTGCCGGACACGGTGGAGATCCTCAAAGGCGTCATCGGGCGCTACGAGGAGCACCACGGGCTGCGCTACTCGCCCGAGTCCCTGGTGGCGGCCGCATCGCTGGCGTCCCGGTACGTGACGGACCGGTTCATGCCGGACAAGGCCATCTCGGTGGCGGACCTGGCCGGTTCGCGCTGCCACCGCGAGGGCAAGGTGTCGGTGGAGCCAGCGGACGTGGCGCGGGTGGTGGCCAAGCTGGCCGGAGTGCCCGAAGAGCGGCTGTTGCTCAACGACTCGGAGCGGCTGCTGAGCCTGGAAGCGGATCTGGGACAGCGGGTCATCGGCCACGAAGAGGCCGTGGCGCGCATTGCCCGGGTCATCCGCCGCAACTACGCGGGCTTCGCCTCGCGGCGGCCCATGGGCTCCTTCCTGTTCCTGGGCCCCACGGGCGTCGGCAAGACCGAAATGGCCCGGGCGCTCGCCGAGGTTCTCTTCGGCAACCGCGATGCGCTGGTGCGCCTGGACATGAGCGAGATGGCCGAGTCGCATGGGGTGTCGCGCCTCATCGGCTCGCCCGCGGGCTACGTGGGCTACGGCGACGGAGGCCAGCTCACCGAGCCCATTCGCCGCAAGCCCTCGTCCGTGGTGGTGCTGGATGAGATCGAAAAAGCGCACCGCGAGGTGCAGATGTTGCTCCTCCAGGTGCTTGAGGAAGGCCGGCTGACGGATGGCAAGGGCCGCCACATCGACTTCTCGAACACGGTCATCGTGATGACGACGAACCTGGGCTCGGAGGCCTTCTCGCGCGTGAGCAAGACGCTCGGCTTCGGCTCGGCAGCGCTCACGGGAGCCCAGGTGGAGGACACGGACGCGGCGAGCGCGGCGGCCCGCAAGGCCCTGCCCCCGGAGCTGTGGAACCGCATCGACGAGCGGCTGCCGTTCCGTCCGCTGAAGGAAGTGGAGGTCGCGAGGATCGCCACGTTGCTGCTGAACGAGAGCAGCAAGCGCCTGGTGACCGAGCGGGGCATCGAGTACGTCGCGGGCGAGGATGTGGTGGGCCACCTGCTGAAATCGGGCGGGTTCGATCCACAGCTGGGCGCGCGGCCGATGCGCCAGGCCGTGCAGCGGCTGGTGGAAGCCCCCCTGGCGGAGCGGATCCTCTCGGGAGAGTTCGTCGCGGGAGACCGGGTGCGGGTGGCGGTGCGCAACAGCCAGCTTGCCTTCCAGCTCGACGTGGTCTGA
- a CDS encoding efflux RND transporter periplasmic adaptor subunit yields MKWWKAVIAGVLFLGAAGITAGGLRDRPPPSVEVQLAKVHKGPITRTITGAGKVQAATTVKISSSLSGDLVELLVKDGDPVKKGQVLGRIDRRRFEATVKQALASQSASKAEVQVSEVEAQRTHAEYARVKSLVEKGLASGAELEQAQAARDTADAQQAAARQRLAQASAVYEEAASNLAQTTLVSPIDGNVIELSREVGERVRGSDLSDDIVMIIAALNAMEVKIEVGEHEVVHLKPGQPAEVALDALDGESFQGSVVEIAQKALIKNEGTEAEVTTFPITVALDARPAGVLPGMSAEVRIAAETHNETLLVPIQAVTVRSEKSLPDYQAPVEGGGLQARRKTESLAKVVFVVDTDNKAQVRRVRTGIASDTELEILEGLRDGDRVVEGPYRTLSKDLNHGDIVSEPVQGGPGMKGGHKS; encoded by the coding sequence ATGAAGTGGTGGAAGGCAGTCATCGCTGGCGTTCTGTTCCTCGGGGCGGCGGGCATCACGGCGGGAGGCCTCCGGGATCGGCCTCCCCCGTCCGTGGAGGTCCAGCTGGCCAAGGTCCACAAGGGGCCCATCACCCGGACCATCACGGGGGCTGGCAAGGTGCAGGCGGCCACCACCGTGAAGATCTCCTCCAGCCTCTCCGGAGATCTCGTGGAGCTGCTGGTGAAGGACGGGGATCCGGTGAAGAAGGGGCAGGTGCTGGGGCGCATCGACCGCCGGCGGTTCGAGGCGACGGTGAAGCAGGCGCTGGCGTCCCAGAGCGCCTCCAAGGCCGAGGTCCAGGTCTCCGAGGTGGAAGCCCAGCGCACCCATGCCGAGTACGCGCGCGTGAAGAGCCTGGTGGAGAAGGGGCTGGCCTCGGGCGCCGAGCTGGAGCAGGCGCAAGCGGCCAGGGACACGGCCGATGCGCAGCAGGCGGCGGCCCGGCAGCGTCTGGCCCAGGCGTCCGCCGTCTACGAGGAGGCGGCGAGCAACCTGGCGCAGACGACGCTCGTCTCGCCCATCGACGGCAACGTCATCGAACTGTCCCGTGAGGTGGGCGAGCGCGTCCGTGGCTCGGACCTGTCCGACGACATCGTGATGATCATCGCCGCCCTGAACGCCATGGAGGTGAAGATCGAGGTGGGCGAGCACGAGGTGGTGCACCTGAAGCCGGGCCAGCCCGCGGAGGTGGCCCTGGACGCCCTGGATGGAGAATCCTTCCAGGGTTCGGTGGTGGAGATTGCCCAGAAGGCGCTCATCAAGAACGAGGGCACGGAGGCGGAGGTGACGACGTTTCCCATCACCGTGGCCCTCGACGCGCGGCCCGCGGGCGTCTTGCCGGGCATGAGCGCGGAAGTCCGCATCGCCGCGGAGACGCACAATGAAACGTTGCTGGTGCCCATCCAGGCGGTGACGGTGCGCTCGGAGAAGAGCCTGCCGGATTACCAGGCGCCCGTGGAGGGCGGAGGGTTGCAGGCCCGGCGCAAGACGGAGTCGCTGGCCAAGGTCGTCTTCGTGGTGGACACGGACAACAAGGCGCAGGTGCGCCGCGTGCGCACGGGAATCGCCTCCGACACGGAGCTGGAGATCCTCGAGGGCCTGCGGGATGGGGACCGGGTGGTGGAAGGGCCCTACCGCACACTCTCCAAGGATCTCAACCATGGGGACATCGTCAGTGAACCCGTGCAAGGGGGACCTGGGATGAAGGGTGGGCACAAGTCGTGA
- a CDS encoding YIP1 family protein: protein MTSLAQPARVLVDPLDGMGAAIEARRWGWPLVLLCLCVSLSGTAFSLRWDAAAATVQQLQVSGELSRLSESEIADKIQMASRKGLVGGIAKGVFVMPLMVLVLSAVLWFSAWLFGVRAPFGRLMAVAAIAMMPVALYHLIFAFCVFAQHTMTEARVPGLIPSSLAVLGSASPRLKTLLGAVDFFNLWSVGLLGLGFSSATGMRRGRALLLMGVLYLMYFGVFSIGLPSMGGGAGAPMAGGK from the coding sequence ATGACTTCTCTTGCTCAACCCGCCCGCGTTCTCGTCGATCCCCTCGATGGCATGGGGGCCGCCATCGAAGCGCGCCGCTGGGGCTGGCCCTTGGTGCTGCTGTGCCTGTGCGTGTCGCTGTCCGGGACCGCCTTTTCCTTGAGGTGGGATGCGGCCGCGGCGACCGTCCAGCAGCTTCAGGTCAGCGGGGAGCTCAGCCGTCTCTCGGAGAGCGAGATCGCCGACAAGATCCAGATGGCCTCGCGCAAGGGGCTGGTGGGCGGCATCGCCAAGGGCGTCTTCGTCATGCCCCTGATGGTGCTGGTGCTGTCCGCGGTGCTGTGGTTCAGCGCGTGGCTCTTCGGCGTGCGGGCCCCCTTCGGGCGCCTGATGGCCGTGGCGGCCATCGCGATGATGCCCGTCGCGCTGTACCACCTCATCTTCGCCTTCTGCGTCTTCGCGCAGCACACGATGACCGAGGCGCGGGTGCCAGGCCTGATTCCCTCCAGTCTGGCGGTGCTGGGCAGTGCCTCTCCTCGCCTGAAGACCCTGCTGGGGGCGGTGGACTTCTTCAATCTCTGGAGCGTGGGATTGCTCGGGCTGGGCTTTTCCTCCGCGACGGGGATGCGCCGGGGGCGCGCGCTGCTGCTGATGGGGGTGCTCTACTTGATGTACTTCGGGGTGTTCTCCATCGGCCTTCCCAGCATGGGCGGTGGGGCGGGAGCGCCCATGGCAGGTGGCAAGTGA
- a CDS encoding ABC transporter ATP-binding protein has product MSHGAGTGENRLIEVVNITRVFNVGGEEVRALRGVSFGIRRGEWVAIIGQSGSGKTTLMNVLGCLDTPSSGNYILNGKDVARMNDDELALIRNKEIGFIFQTFQLLPRETALSNVELPLVYRGVAARERRERAKAALEKVQLGHRMHHRPNELSGGQRQRVAIARALVAEPSMLLADEPTGNLDSATGEEIVRLFEELHRAGHTLVLVTHEPKLAARCPRAVRLSDGEVVADGPGREVALTNLVIPSAQGAGGL; this is encoded by the coding sequence GTGAGTCACGGCGCCGGGACCGGTGAGAACCGGCTCATCGAAGTGGTGAACATCACCCGCGTTTTCAACGTGGGTGGTGAGGAAGTGCGCGCCCTGCGAGGCGTCTCCTTCGGCATCCGCCGGGGAGAGTGGGTGGCCATCATCGGCCAGTCTGGCTCGGGCAAGACGACGCTGATGAACGTGCTGGGCTGCCTGGATACCCCCTCCAGCGGCAACTACATCCTCAATGGCAAGGATGTGGCGCGGATGAACGACGACGAGCTGGCGCTCATCCGGAACAAGGAGATCGGCTTCATCTTCCAGACCTTCCAGCTGCTGCCCCGGGAGACGGCGCTCTCCAACGTGGAGCTGCCGCTGGTGTACCGGGGGGTGGCCGCACGCGAGCGCCGTGAGCGGGCGAAGGCGGCCCTGGAGAAGGTGCAACTGGGCCACCGCATGCACCACCGGCCCAACGAGCTGTCCGGTGGCCAGCGCCAGCGCGTGGCCATTGCCCGGGCACTGGTGGCCGAGCCCTCCATGCTCCTGGCGGACGAGCCCACGGGAAACCTGGACTCGGCCACGGGGGAGGAGATTGTCCGGCTCTTCGAGGAACTCCACCGGGCGGGGCATACCCTGGTGCTCGTCACCCACGAGCCCAAGCTGGCGGCGCGCTGCCCACGGGCGGTGCGCCTCAGCGATGGTGAGGTGGTGGCGGACGGGCCCGGCCGTGAGGTGGCGCTCACGAATCTCGTGATCCCCTCGGCACAGGGGGCGGGAGGGTTATGA
- a CDS encoding ABC transporter permease: MSFRVDVLEGGRIALYSLKANRMRTVLTTIGIGIGVATLLAIVGIIQGLNASFDRQLATIGSNNLFISKFPWVMGGDWWLYRNRKNFTLAQLEQIRAQSTYLTAISPVVGRAADVAHGEEQLSTVNINGVTNEYLSISGFEVVLGRFLTEADNETTRAVAVLGADVASGLFPGVSPVGQTVRIDGRPFQVVGTLSRKGMMLDNNQDLTVMVPFKTFYALFGKQRAFSMALSVRSTEDVNRAEDQLVGILRRVRNTPPEAPDDFSINRPEMLANTYQQLTGALYGVAVGVGFITLLVGGIGIMNIMLVSVRERTREIGIRRALGARKRTIVVQFLMEASAVSAVGGALGTVVGLGTAKVVSLITPLAADVQLITVVAGVGFAAVVGLLFGIWPAARAANLDPVEALRYE, translated from the coding sequence ATGAGCTTCCGAGTGGACGTGTTGGAGGGAGGGCGCATCGCGCTCTACTCGCTGAAGGCCAACCGGATGCGCACGGTGCTCACGACGATCGGCATCGGCATCGGCGTGGCCACCCTGTTGGCCATCGTCGGCATCATCCAGGGGCTCAACGCGTCCTTCGATCGACAGCTGGCCACCATCGGCTCCAACAACCTCTTCATCTCCAAGTTCCCCTGGGTGATGGGAGGGGACTGGTGGCTGTACCGCAACCGCAAGAACTTCACCCTCGCGCAGCTGGAACAGATCCGCGCCCAGTCCACGTACCTCACCGCGATCTCGCCGGTGGTGGGGCGCGCGGCGGATGTGGCCCACGGCGAGGAGCAGCTGTCCACCGTGAACATCAACGGGGTGACGAACGAGTACTTGTCCATCTCCGGTTTCGAAGTGGTCTTGGGCCGTTTCCTGACGGAGGCGGACAACGAGACGACCCGCGCCGTGGCCGTCCTCGGGGCGGACGTGGCCTCGGGGCTCTTTCCGGGGGTCAGCCCCGTGGGACAGACGGTCCGGATTGACGGGCGTCCCTTCCAGGTGGTGGGCACGCTGTCGCGCAAGGGCATGATGCTGGACAACAACCAGGATCTGACCGTGATGGTGCCCTTCAAGACGTTCTACGCCCTGTTTGGCAAGCAGCGCGCGTTCAGCATGGCCCTCTCGGTGCGGAGCACCGAGGACGTGAATCGCGCCGAGGATCAGCTCGTGGGCATTCTGAGGCGCGTCCGGAACACCCCTCCGGAAGCCCCAGACGATTTCTCCATCAACCGCCCCGAGATGCTCGCCAACACCTATCAGCAGCTCACCGGAGCGCTCTACGGCGTGGCGGTGGGCGTGGGTTTCATCACCTTGCTGGTGGGGGGCATCGGCATCATGAACATCATGCTGGTGTCCGTGCGAGAGCGGACACGGGAGATTGGCATCCGCCGGGCATTGGGGGCCCGCAAGCGCACCATCGTGGTGCAGTTCCTGATGGAGGCCTCGGCCGTCTCCGCCGTGGGGGGCGCACTGGGCACCGTGGTGGGTCTGGGCACGGCGAAGGTGGTCTCCCTCATCACCCCCTTGGCGGCGGATGTTCAGCTGATCACCGTGGTGGCGGGGGTGGGCTTCGCGGCGGTGGTGGGCCTGCTGTTTGGCATCTGGCCCGCGGCCCGGGCGGCCAACCTCGATCCCGTGGAAGCGCTGCGCTACGAGTAG